One genomic segment of Bradyrhizobium prioriisuperbiae includes these proteins:
- a CDS encoding CreA family protein, translating into MLVSAPAQAADEPDLIFRRSTVFKWLTPNDKLATYGVDDPEVEGVACHFTVPEKGGVKGWLGLAEEVSDISLACRQIGPIRFKSKQKQGDDMFRQRRSLFFKKMQIVRGCDAKRNVLVYMVYSDRIIEGSPKNSTSSVPVMPWGGSDTIQKCSDFIAD; encoded by the coding sequence ATGCTGGTGTCCGCGCCCGCACAGGCCGCCGATGAGCCGGATCTGATCTTCCGCCGCTCGACCGTGTTCAAATGGCTGACCCCCAACGACAAGCTGGCGACCTATGGCGTCGACGATCCTGAGGTCGAGGGAGTGGCCTGCCATTTCACCGTGCCGGAAAAGGGCGGGGTCAAGGGCTGGCTTGGGTTAGCTGAAGAAGTGTCAGATATTTCATTGGCTTGCCGGCAGATCGGCCCAATCCGCTTCAAGTCCAAGCAGAAGCAGGGCGACGATATGTTCCGTCAACGCCGCTCGCTGTTTTTCAAAAAGATGCAGATCGTGCGCGGCTGCGATGCCAAGCGCAACGTGCTGGTGTATATGGTTTATTCGGATCGCATCATCGAAGGATCGCCCAAAAACTCGACCTCGTCGGTCCCGGTCATGCCATGGGGTGGCAGCGATACCATTCAGAAGTGCTCTGACTTCATCGCGGATTAG
- a CDS encoding DUF6719 family protein, giving the protein MKTNKPHRSPPLFALCIGAAVFGATVFGASMAWAAVALQREPAEGEMRLGQRVRVDDGTCPAGQVKEVTAAKLTPQGIARSRVCVKR; this is encoded by the coding sequence TTGAAAACAAATAAACCGCACCGCTCGCCGCCGCTGTTTGCGCTTTGCATTGGGGCTGCCGTGTTTGGCGCCACGGTGTTCGGTGCTTCGATGGCGTGGGCGGCCGTCGCCCTGCAACGCGAGCCGGCCGAAGGCGAGATGCGGCTGGGACAGCGCGTCCGGGTCGACGACGGAACCTGCCCCGCCGGCCAGGTCAAGGAAGTCACCGCCGCAAAGCTGACGCCGCAAGGCATCGCGCGCTCGCGCGTCTGCGTGAAGCGATAG
- a CDS encoding DapH/DapD/GlmU-related protein, whose translation MQQPVPARPKIAETVIDPSVRLREANIGRCCEILRDSVVEYTEFGDFSYLGEDCTVANARIGRFCAIAARVRIGAPNHPIDRPSLHRFTYCPEYYSATASRDQTFFQNRRDDRVTIGHDVWIGHAVIVLPGVTVGDGAVLAAGAVVSRDVEPYTVVGGVPARPIKERFNREIAAKLARIAWWDWPFETILQRLPEFQSGDIEAFCARWESVEV comes from the coding sequence ATGCAGCAGCCAGTTCCAGCGCGCCCCAAGATTGCCGAGACCGTGATCGATCCCAGTGTGCGGTTGCGTGAAGCCAATATCGGCCGCTGCTGCGAGATTCTCCGCGACAGTGTCGTCGAATACACCGAGTTCGGCGACTTCTCGTATCTGGGCGAGGACTGCACCGTGGCCAATGCACGGATCGGCCGCTTTTGCGCCATCGCTGCACGGGTGCGTATCGGCGCGCCCAATCATCCGATCGATCGTCCGTCGCTGCATCGCTTCACTTATTGTCCGGAGTATTATTCCGCCACCGCAAGCCGGGATCAGACGTTCTTTCAGAACCGGCGGGACGACCGTGTGACCATCGGCCACGATGTCTGGATCGGGCATGCGGTGATTGTGCTGCCGGGCGTGACCGTCGGCGACGGCGCAGTGCTGGCGGCGGGGGCCGTGGTCTCGCGCGACGTCGAACCTTATACGGTGGTGGGCGGCGTGCCGGCGCGGCCGATCAAGGAGCGTTTCAATCGCGAGATCGCGGCCAAGCTGGCGCGGATCGCCTGGTGGGACTGGCCGTTCGAGACCATCCTGCAGCGCCTGCCGGAATTTCAGTCCGGCGATATCGAGGCATTTTGTGCCCGCTGGGAGTCCGTTGAAGTTTAG
- a CDS encoding branched-chain amino acid ABC transporter permease has product MPPASSMQHASETPIELAAVLGGTQSTQRSVDLKLLTGVAVLIVAVVLPFVLHTFFIFQMTMVLIYAIAIIGLNLLTGFNGQFSLGHAAFYAIGAYTAAIMMDKGDISYVWTLPVSAAICFVFGFLFGLPALRLEGIYLALATFALSIATPQILKFSLFEHWTGGVQGLVITKPDPPAGLPLTQDQWLYFFTLIVTFLLFAVAQNLIRTRTGRAMMAIRDNPLAARSMGINTPLYKALTFGVSALYTGVAGALGAIVLQFVAPDSFTISLSVALVVGLVVGGVGWLPGAFFGAAFILFVPNVAEHFSKGLSGATYGLMLVVLMLVMPGGCAGLLRLLRTLRNAASSANNG; this is encoded by the coding sequence ATGCCGCCAGCCAGCTCCATGCAACACGCCAGTGAAACGCCGATCGAGCTCGCAGCCGTGCTCGGCGGCACACAATCGACCCAGCGCAGCGTCGACCTCAAGCTGCTCACCGGCGTTGCCGTCCTGATCGTCGCTGTGGTGCTGCCGTTTGTGCTGCACACCTTCTTCATCTTCCAGATGACCATGGTGCTGATCTACGCCATCGCGATCATCGGTCTCAATCTGCTGACCGGCTTCAACGGCCAGTTCTCGCTCGGGCACGCGGCGTTCTATGCCATCGGTGCCTACACCGCCGCCATCATGATGGACAAGGGCGACATCAGTTATGTCTGGACCCTGCCGGTTTCTGCAGCGATCTGTTTCGTGTTCGGCTTCCTGTTCGGCCTGCCGGCCCTGCGGCTGGAAGGGATCTATCTGGCGCTCGCCACCTTCGCACTGTCGATCGCAACCCCGCAGATCCTCAAATTCTCGCTGTTCGAGCACTGGACCGGTGGCGTGCAAGGCCTGGTCATCACCAAGCCGGATCCGCCGGCCGGACTACCGCTGACCCAGGACCAGTGGCTTTATTTCTTCACTCTCATCGTCACGTTCCTGCTGTTCGCGGTCGCCCAGAACTTGATCCGCACCCGCACCGGACGCGCCATGATGGCGATCCGTGACAACCCCCTCGCCGCGCGCTCGATGGGCATCAACACGCCACTGTACAAGGCGCTCACATTTGGCGTCAGCGCGCTCTACACTGGCGTCGCCGGCGCGCTCGGCGCCATCGTGCTGCAGTTCGTGGCGCCGGACAGTTTCACCATCAGCCTGTCGGTAGCGCTGGTGGTCGGACTGGTGGTCGGCGGCGTCGGCTGGCTGCCCGGCGCGTTCTTCGGCGCGGCATTCATTCTGTTTGTGCCGAATGTCGCCGAGCACTTTTCCAAGGGCCTGTCGGGGGCGACCTACGGCCTGATGCTGGTGGTGCTGATGCTGGTGATGCCCGGCGGCTGCGCAGGTCTGCTGCGCCTGCTGCGGACCCTACGCAATGCCGCAAGCTCGGCAAACAACGGCTGA
- a CDS encoding glutathione peroxidase has translation MVDRRQVLMLTLAGAVAPAVVHPALAQTASPAGMSRITAYGFSFPALNGNDIRLADYAGRPILVVNTASLCGYTPQYTGLQQLWTEFQNQGLMVIGVPSNDFGSQEPGDVADIDRTAHQQYSVTFPITAKAIVRGAGAHPFYRWAATERPKDLPAWNFHKYLVGRDGHVADVFATAIEPTDTRVKTAIGRALAAS, from the coding sequence ATGGTCGATCGCAGACAGGTTCTGATGCTCACTCTCGCGGGGGCGGTTGCGCCTGCCGTTGTCCATCCGGCCCTCGCACAGACGGCCTCGCCCGCCGGCATGAGCCGCATCACCGCTTACGGCTTTTCGTTCCCGGCGCTGAATGGCAACGACATCCGGCTCGCCGACTACGCCGGCCGCCCGATCCTGGTGGTCAACACCGCGTCGCTGTGCGGCTACACGCCGCAATATACCGGCCTGCAGCAGTTATGGACCGAGTTTCAAAACCAGGGCCTGATGGTGATCGGTGTGCCCTCGAACGATTTCGGCAGCCAGGAGCCCGGTGACGTTGCCGACATCGACCGCACCGCCCATCAGCAATATAGCGTGACGTTTCCCATCACGGCGAAAGCGATCGTGCGCGGCGCCGGCGCTCATCCGTTCTACCGCTGGGCGGCAACGGAGCGGCCGAAAGACTTGCCGGCCTGGAATTTTCACAAGTACCTGGTGGGCCGTGATGGCCACGTCGCCGACGTGTTCGCCACCGCCATCGAGCCCACCGACACCCGCGTCAAGACCGCTATCGGCCGCGCCCTCGCCGCGTCATGA
- a CDS encoding L,D-transpeptidase: MSSHSIQFLTGTALSALSSRTHSKIIAITAAVLATGLLGSVMPAAAYPLYWPSQSYDRYDDYYAQPPVAPRKRHKPSYPKLAEVPKDLVKPKGPLVITISIADQRLKIYDSNGLFAETPVSTGMKGHSTPMGVFSIIQKSKWHRSNLYSDAPMPYMQRITWSGVALHAGVLPGYPASHGCIRMPMSFATKLWSWGKLGARVIIAPSEITPEDISHHLLATRIPAPVAAAVTVDKPVDVAAGKADKADATEAPAAELARMELRLTPKHDDQVAPGDVSDRVRLADARGAAAIAVTADTKPEAGTSPAQPAAPPSDTPAGPLAKDAAAPTEAGKDQSRPADVAKDPAKDSAKDAAKVEAQAAPAPKRTGHLAVFISRKEGRLYVRQNFEPLFDVPVTIAQSDRPLGTHVFTARADGSEAGSFRWSVVSPPSLSRKTDALAEDLGTRRKRPAPVEAVAAPLPPTASEALDRLTIPDDVMTKIASVLAPGASIIVSDQGLGGETGLGTDFIVPLR, translated from the coding sequence GTGAGTAGTCATTCGATTCAGTTTTTGACCGGGACGGCGTTATCAGCCCTTTCGTCGCGGACCCATTCGAAAATCATCGCGATTACGGCCGCCGTATTGGCGACCGGCCTGCTCGGTTCAGTCATGCCGGCCGCGGCCTATCCGCTCTACTGGCCCAGCCAGAGCTACGACCGGTACGACGACTATTATGCGCAGCCGCCCGTGGCTCCGCGCAAACGGCACAAGCCGAGCTATCCCAAGCTGGCCGAAGTCCCGAAGGATCTGGTGAAACCCAAGGGACCCCTGGTCATCACCATCTCGATCGCCGACCAGCGTCTCAAGATCTACGATTCCAACGGCCTGTTCGCGGAAACCCCGGTCTCGACCGGGATGAAAGGCCATTCCACGCCGATGGGCGTGTTCAGTATCATCCAGAAGAGCAAATGGCATCGCTCCAATCTCTATAGCGATGCGCCGATGCCCTACATGCAGCGCATCACCTGGTCCGGTGTCGCACTGCACGCCGGTGTGCTGCCGGGCTATCCGGCCTCCCATGGCTGCATCCGGATGCCGATGTCGTTCGCCACCAAGCTGTGGAGCTGGGGCAAGCTCGGCGCCCGCGTGATCATTGCGCCCAGCGAGATAACGCCGGAAGACATTTCCCATCACCTGCTGGCGACGCGGATCCCGGCGCCTGTGGCTGCGGCGGTCACGGTGGACAAGCCCGTCGATGTCGCGGCTGGAAAAGCCGACAAGGCGGATGCGACGGAGGCGCCAGCGGCCGAGCTCGCGCGGATGGAATTGCGGTTGACGCCCAAGCACGACGACCAGGTCGCGCCGGGCGACGTGTCGGACCGCGTTCGCCTCGCCGACGCCCGTGGCGCGGCGGCGATCGCGGTGACCGCGGACACCAAGCCGGAGGCCGGCACATCCCCAGCCCAACCGGCAGCGCCCCCCTCCGACACACCGGCAGGACCGCTCGCGAAAGATGCCGCCGCCCCCACCGAGGCTGGCAAGGATCAAAGCCGTCCGGCCGATGTCGCCAAAGATCCAGCCAAGGACAGTGCGAAGGATGCAGCGAAAGTCGAGGCACAGGCCGCCCCGGCACCGAAGCGCACCGGACACCTCGCCGTTTTCATCAGCCGCAAGGAAGGCCGCCTCTATGTGCGGCAGAATTTCGAGCCGCTGTTCGACGTGCCGGTGACGATTGCGCAGAGCGACCGTCCGCTCGGCACCCATGTCTTCACCGCTCGCGCCGACGGCAGCGAGGCCGGCAGCTTCCGCTGGTCCGTCGTCTCGCCGCCGAGCCTGTCCAGGAAGACCGACGCCCTCGCTGAGGATCTCGGCACCCGCCGCAAACGACCGGCCCCGGTCGAGGCGGTGGCGGCACCATTGCCACCGACCGCCAGCGAAGCACTGGATCGCCTGACCATCCCCGATGACGTCATGACCAAGATCGCCTCGGTGCTCGCGCCGGGTGCATCGATCATTGTCTCGGATCAGGGGCTCGGGGGTGAAACCGGGCTCGGCACCGACTTCATCGTGCCGCTGCGCTGA
- the panE gene encoding 2-dehydropantoate 2-reductase, whose translation MRVLVIGAGALGGYFGARLIEAGRDVTFLVRPRRASELGDGLVLKSPAGDITIAKPQLVTADQLKAPFDLILLSCKAYDLDSAMDSFAPAVGPQTLILPLLNGMGHIDALNARFGKDHVLGGQCVISATLSDKGHVLHLNDLHSITFGEQGGGSSARAKAVADTLSGAKFTVQVSDAILQDMWEKWVFIATAAGMTCLMRAATGDIVAAGGADLVIGLLDECAGVATKHGHAPRPAPMERFRGMFVAPGSPMMASMLRDIERGSRIEADHIIGDLLRRGGEASDKISLLRIAYVHLKAYEARKQREQAATPA comes from the coding sequence ATGCGCGTGTTGGTGATCGGTGCCGGTGCCCTGGGCGGCTATTTCGGGGCGCGGCTGATCGAGGCGGGACGTGACGTCACGTTCCTGGTTCGCCCGCGGCGCGCCTCCGAACTCGGCGATGGGCTGGTGCTGAAAAGCCCGGCGGGAGACATCACCATCGCCAAGCCGCAACTCGTCACCGCGGATCAACTGAAGGCGCCGTTCGACCTGATCCTGCTGAGCTGCAAGGCCTATGATCTCGACAGCGCGATGGACTCCTTCGCGCCCGCGGTGGGGCCGCAAACGCTGATCCTGCCGCTGCTCAACGGCATGGGCCATATCGACGCGCTCAATGCGCGCTTCGGCAAGGACCATGTGCTGGGCGGCCAGTGCGTGATTTCAGCGACGCTGAGCGACAAGGGGCACGTGCTGCACCTGAACGACCTGCACAGCATCACATTTGGCGAGCAGGGCGGCGGTTCATCGGCGCGAGCCAAGGCAGTGGCCGATACGCTGTCTGGCGCGAAGTTCACGGTCCAGGTCAGCGACGCCATCCTGCAGGACATGTGGGAGAAGTGGGTGTTCATCGCCACCGCGGCCGGCATGACCTGCCTGATGCGCGCGGCGACCGGCGATATCGTTGCGGCCGGTGGTGCCGACCTGGTGATCGGGCTGCTGGATGAATGCGCCGGCGTGGCGACGAAACACGGTCACGCGCCGCGCCCGGCGCCGATGGAGCGCTTCCGGGGCATGTTCGTCGCTCCGGGATCGCCGATGATGGCCTCGATGCTGCGCGATATCGAGCGCGGGTCGCGGATCGAGGCGGATCATATTATCGGCGACCTGCTGCGGCGGGGCGGCGAGGCCAGCGACAAGATCTCGCTGTTGCGCATCGCCTATGTTCATCTCAAGGCGTATGAGGCGCGGAAGCAACGCGAGCAGGCCGCCACACCTGCATAA
- a CDS encoding tautomerase family protein has translation MPTYTCTVPAGRLSAEQKGAVARDITRVHNEVTGAATFFAQVIFNDVPAGNYFIGGKPLNDDQIFINGQIRAGRSAVDRGRLLRELHRVVAAAAGAQPNSVWVYLTDLPARDMIEYGHVLPEPGHEADWLAGLPSADRERMQKI, from the coding sequence ATGCCCACTTACACCTGCACCGTGCCGGCCGGTCGTCTCTCCGCCGAACAGAAGGGCGCGGTCGCTCGCGATATCACGCGGGTGCATAACGAGGTCACCGGTGCTGCGACCTTCTTCGCCCAGGTCATCTTCAATGACGTGCCAGCCGGTAATTACTTCATCGGCGGAAAGCCGTTGAACGACGACCAGATCTTCATCAACGGCCAGATTCGCGCCGGACGCAGCGCGGTCGATCGCGGCCGTCTGCTGCGCGAACTGCATCGCGTGGTCGCTGCTGCTGCAGGCGCGCAACCCAACAGTGTCTGGGTCTATCTGACGGATCTGCCGGCGCGCGACATGATCGAATACGGCCACGTCCTGCCGGAGCCGGGGCACGAAGCGGACTGGCTGGCGGGCCTGCCGTCCGCCGATCGGGAACGCATGCAGAAGATCTGA